A region from the Phycisphaeraceae bacterium genome encodes:
- a CDS encoding prepilin-type N-terminal cleavage/methylation domain-containing protein: MHNPSSASRRLSHAFTLVELLVVIAIIALLIALLLPALAQAREAARNVICLSRMRQTSTLMMPYQQDFRCMLPWAISRYASPTTHTNDMSFKFLSDAGYLDSYGSLIGPQSYHNLNAWNATWANTRIRPRSIFACPSAVSYGSGPPYYLLSQSPFYSGWNRYKQNIKDGIVEFDAPHWQPPLPTGVPSSAKSGPWVMPRSYSIGHNMSRYRFQNVGGFNQYWYYPKQEADRPDQGFLFEYSQRIDHVGVQGGPQLADLWSHGGPTSDVNNPFWGWPWLIPHFNAESTNFIRVDGSGGGLRSTFFGKPTPESKLPFTF, from the coding sequence ATGCACAACCCTTCTTCTGCATCACGCAGGCTTTCCCACGCGTTCACACTGGTCGAACTACTCGTGGTCATCGCCATCATTGCGCTCCTCATCGCATTACTGCTTCCCGCGCTGGCGCAGGCTCGCGAGGCCGCGCGAAACGTCATCTGCCTCTCCCGCATGCGTCAGACCTCGACGCTGATGATGCCTTATCAGCAGGACTTTCGTTGCATGCTGCCCTGGGCCATCAGCCGCTACGCCTCCCCCACGACACATACCAACGACATGTCGTTTAAATTTCTCTCCGACGCAGGATACCTCGATTCCTATGGCAGCCTGATCGGACCGCAGAGTTATCACAACCTCAACGCATGGAACGCGACGTGGGCCAACACGCGGATCCGCCCGCGTTCGATTTTTGCGTGTCCCTCCGCGGTCAGCTACGGCAGCGGCCCTCCGTATTACCTGCTCTCCCAATCGCCGTTTTACTCGGGTTGGAATCGATATAAACAAAACATCAAAGACGGTATCGTCGAGTTCGACGCGCCGCACTGGCAGCCGCCGCTCCCAACGGGTGTGCCCAGCTCGGCAAAGTCCGGCCCGTGGGTGATGCCACGCTCCTATTCCATCGGCCACAACATGAGCCGCTACCGGTTCCAAAACGTCGGCGGATTCAACCAATACTGGTACTACCCCAAGCAAGAAGCCGACCGGCCCGATCAGGGCTTCCTCTTCGAATACTCCCAGCGGATCGACCACGTCGGCGTGCAGGGCGGGCCTCAGCTGGCGGACCTGTGGTCGCACGGCGGGCCGACCAGTGATGTCAACAACCCCTTCTGGGGCTGGCCCTGGCTGATCCCCCATTTCAACGCCGAGTCAACCAACTTCATCCGCGTCGATGGAAGCGGCGGCGGGCTCAGGTCAACATTCTTCGGCAAACCCACACCCGAGTCCAAGCTGCCGTTCACGTTCTGA